TCATTATTACAAACAAAAAACATTAAATTATCAAATAAAATTTTTAACCAACAATTAAAGGGGCGCAACTAACTAACAGTCAGCTTTGTATGGAAATAAGAAAAAAGAAAGAAAATCTGAGAAATCACTAAAATTGATAATAAAGATCTTTTTTAATTACACTGATATTTATGAAACGCTTTTTTATTAAAAAAGAAAAAACTCGGTTTATAATACAGTTAATTGTTTTATCAATAACGATTAGCAGTTGCTCTCCCTACCCTCCGCGAAGAGCTTATGTGCTAGCAGACACTAACTCCAGTAAGCCTTTAAAAGGTAAGGCTAAAGTGCTTAATAAAAGACTCGCAGAAGCCGTCTTCATTAAATCCAATAAAAAAACAACGACAGAGAAAACAGCAAACCGCTCTCCTACAAAAAGCTCGCAAGGCAAGCAGAAAGAACAACAAAACTTTCCTGACTAAATAAAACTAGTTGTGCAAACACCCTGTTTGTAACGCTTTTTCTAAAGCCTGCATCTTTTTGTTCGTTAACCCACCAAGTAGTGCTATAGCTCGTAATAATCGAACTCGTATTCTCGATTTTCCAATAAGCTCTGAAAGATCGAACAAGGGCAAGCCTTGTTTCTTTCCCGTTATAGCTATAAAAAGTAAGGGCATCACAACTTTTTTATGGTGTACTTCAAAGAGGGTCGCTACGCATTTCGAGCCTTCATAAAAATCATTTTTTTTCCATAAGTCTTCTTTTTCTAAAACCTTAAGATAACAAAACAGAATCGAGGCGACGATCTCTTCTGAAACCCCTACTGATAACAAGTCTTCTTTGGAATATTCTGGGACAACTTCAAAAGCAGACTTAGCTAAGTCTACAAAATCACTGAATGTGGACATACGTGACTTACAAAGCGTCATTAGACGCAAAAAAACTTTTTTGTTAAAAGCCCACTCTTCCATCCGAGAAACGATCTCTTCTTCTGAAAATTCGTGATTGATATAGTGCTTATTCAACCAATTTAGCTTATTGATATCAAATACAGCCCCAGAAGTACCTATCCTCTTAGGATCAAAACTTTCCACCATTTTAGACAAAGGATAAATTTCTAGATCATCCTCCATACTATATCCCATGAGCGACAGAAAATTTATGAACGCCTCCTTTAAATACCCAGCATCTCGGTAATAGAAAATAGATGTCGGATTTTTTCTTTTGGAAAGTTTGCTTCCATCGGGATTGAGTAACAACGGCATGTGTCGAAAAGCTGGAGGCTCCCAACCAAAAGCTTCGTAAAGAAGCAGATGTTTGGGCGTAGAGCTTAACCATTCCTCTCCGCGAAAGACGTGAGTGATACCCATTAGATGATCATCAACAACATTAGCCAAATGGTATGTCGGGAATCCATCAGATTTTAATAGCACTTGGTCATCAACATCTGCCCAAGGGAAAACTACTCGCCCTCTTCCTAAATCATTTATGACACACTCTCCCGTTAATGGCACCTTAAGACGAATGGTATAAGGCTGCCCTGCAGCTTCTCTCTTTTGAACCTCTTCGGCGCTCAAAGATCGGTACCTACGATCATAACCTCCTTTATAGCCAAGCTTACTAGCAACAGCCCGCATTTCATCCAATTCTTCGGGAGTAGCAAAACACTTATAGGCATACCCCCTCTGCAACAAAATTTCTGCGTGCTCTCTGTATATTTCTGTTCTTTCCGACTGACGATAAGGACCGTAAGGGCCTCCTACATCGGGTCCCTCATCCCAGGTAATCCCACACCAATTTAAAGCTTCAAAAATATTCTTTTCGTAATCTTCTCGGCTACGCGACCTATCAGTATCCTCAATTCTGAGAATCATTTTGCCACCAAATTTTTTAGCAAAAATCATATTGAAAAGAGCCATGTAGGCTGTTCCTACATGTGGATCTCCTGTGGGAGATGGCGCTATGCGAACACGAACATTCTGAAACACGTTTTTCTCTCTGAGGCTTTTAAAAAGAACAAAAAGGCGCATTAATACCCATAAACAAGTATTAATTCAAGGGTTTTATCACTTAATAAAACACTCCGTCACAAAATTGAATCTTTTTGAAAAAAAAAAGAGGGCCCTCAGGCCCTCTTTGAAATAAATCTAAGGAGAGATTCTAGAAAAAATGATTAGTTAATTAGAAGACTCCTCTACTACCGAAGCACTGACATTTTCAGTTCTCTTTGGCGCAATAGACTTCTTGTTAAGGTATTCCTCTTTGTAGCGAGCTATCTCAGATTCATGGATAACCCAAGCAGCGCCCTTCCTAGATCCCGTAATAGCTCCAGTCCTCGTTGCATAATAAATCTTTTGAACGGGAACTCCCAGCATCTCAGCTACCTGATTGACGGAGAAATACCCCTTCTCGTTATCGAAAACTAGCTCTCCGTTGTACACAGACTTCTTTCTGGAGTATCGATTTCTTTTGTAATCCTCTAGATCTTTAAGATCTATTTCCCATCTTGTGGTTTTGACAGCTCTCAACTTCTTTTGTTTGATGGCTACATAAATAGCCTGTCTGGTTACACTATTCAACTTGGCCGCTTGCGTGATGGAAACTAGCCCGGAAGCGGGTGCTTCACCAGTATGATCTAAGCTTCCTGCCTCGTCCAAATGAACCGCCCCTATAATTCCAAATTGATTATCTTGTTCGCATGCCATATACCAGAAACCTCCCCCCATCAGCATGTAATTTACTTTGACAACTAACTAAAAGTTAATTAAATCCTAGTTTTAAGAAAAAACAGAGGCATTCATTTTTCCAAGAAAAGTATTATTAATCAAGTTTTTACAGCTAACTATCTTTAAGAGATTTAAGGGCTTACAACTATAAAACAGCAAAAAAAACACCTCACAACCCCAACTCGAGGCATTTTACCCTTTCTTTTGCCGGTCGATTATTTTTTTTAAAACAAACAAAATTTCTTAACAAAAGAACTAGAAACCGCCCCTGATTGACGCAAAAATGTACCGCCCTTACATAAAACCAAACAGGAGGCAGGGTTCTTCCTACAGCCAAATTTAATGATTAACCAAGAAATCTCCCAGAAAGCCCCCACTAGCAAAGCCTCTCGCGATTAGGAAGCCTCTCCTAACTGCGAAGCCTCTCCTAACTGCGAAGCCTCTCCTAACTGCGAAGCCTCTCCTAACTGCGAAGCCTCTCCTAACTGCGAAGCCTCTCCTAACTGCGAAGCCTCTCCTGAAGAGCCTAGAAAGGCTTGTATAGTCTCATAAATTTCGTCTACACAAATATACGACAAAGGCCAAGTATGCGAAATATACGGTTCTTTTATTACCCGAATATTTTCTGCTTTTTCATATCCCTCTGCCAAACACTTTGCTCCTAAAGAAACCTTGGCTTCAAACAAATCATCAGAGATAGCCTCCCCCCGTCCATTCACAGGACAAATAATAATCTCTGGGATTTTGGATTTCTTAACCAAGTCAGCTAAATTGACCTCCCAGTTAAAGAAGGTCATAATTCTTCTAGCAAGAGGGATTACTCTACATATGCTATCAGCGGCCTCCCCGAGAGATGAGGGCCCCCTGTCTTTGATGGCTATATATTTTGTCCCCTCCTTGAGGGCATGCTCTGACAAGGATTTACCTTGCACTGCCGTTCCTAAAGAAAAGCCATAGCAAAATATATGTGACGGATCAAAGGTTTCTAAAAATTTCAAACAAGACGAGTGCGCTCCCGCTAACTGTTCCATGGTAGGCTTCCCTGTACTTTGCCCTACCCCTGGATAGTTAAACATCATTACGTTCGCGTTTAACTTCTTAGCTAAATAGAGAATTTCCTCCCGGCATCCACCTTCAATAGCTTCACAATTTCCTAAAGAAACTAACAACCATCGCTTATGGGCTTCTCTACAGCCTTCAAAACCCTCTTCAGAAAAAGACATTATAACGGAGTCTACTACGTACCCTGGAGCAGAAACAACAGCAACCCTCCGACACTGTTTGATCCCACTTTCCCATAAGATCTGAACATTTTTCACAAGGATTTGTGATCTTTTCGGTCCTAGTGACCCCATAACTTGATTAAAGAAAAATTTGCTAGAAATCGGCACAACGGCATACTGACAACACTTCCCTAACAACCACAGAATACCCAAAGGAAAGAGCAGTACATATAACAGAACTTTCAAGATTATCTTCGCTACGCGAGCAATGTATCCCAGAACCCCACACAGCCCTTCGCAACAGCCTTCTTCCCACCTCAACCTTGTTTGACAAAGTGGCTCGTAAAGGATCTTAGCGTACGTTGAGGTCAAGCCCAAAAGCCCTTGGATTGTTCTTCGATCCTGAGCATTTTCCTGAGTGAAGGCCCCTTGATTAACAGAACCAATGGACATTGTGAACCTAAAAAGTAAAATCTCTGACCAGTAATTGTACTACCTCACCCAAAAAAGGAGAACTGATAATTCTTGGCGTATAAGCTACTTTCAACTCTTTATTTGATGCACTTTGTAGCTCTTTTAATCGACTCTCCATAGAGAACAGCACACCTTCAAAATGCCGGCCTTTATTTTCCAAAAAAACTTTTATATGTGAGCCTGCTACTAATTTTGGCAAACGATACTGTCTAGCTGTCGTGAAAAACACTGGGGAGGGATTTCCCCTTCCAAAAGGTTCTAACAATTCCACGGAAGATAAAAGCTCATAGGTTAAAGAAGAAAAATCCACTTCTGCATCCAGGAATAAACTTTCTTTTCGATGTTTTTTCTGAGAAGAAGATTGCACCAAATGTATGAATTTTTTTTTGAAAGAAGCAAAATCCTTCCTTCGAATTGATAACCCCACAGCCAAGTTATGTCCACCAAAAGAAAGAAAGCTTTCAGAACACTTCTTAAGAACTTTTAACAAAGGAAAATTTGAATGGGTTCTCGCTGACCCTTTACCAATCTCTCCAGAAAAGGATACTATCACTACAGGCCTGTTATATAGCTTAGAAAATTTTGCAGAAATAATAGGAACGATTCTGGGGTGCCATGTATCCGAAGCTAAAACTAATGCAGCTTTTCTCCCCTCTTCGGGGTTATCCTTAAGAACTCTCTCTACATCCTGAGAAATTTTTCTTTCTAACTCCCTTCTATCTCTGTCGATCTCACAAATCTGCTTAACTAGTTGAACCGCTTTTATGCTGTCTATAGACAACAATAATTCCGCCCCTTTTTCAGGGTTGGATAACCGCCCCAAGCTATTAAGTTTTGGAGCTACTTTTAGCGCTAGATCAGCCGCCGTCACGCTATCAATGTTTATCTTCAAAACCTCCAAAAGCCGCCTTAGTCCTAATCTACGCCCCTTACGAATCAAGGTTATACCATGGCTGACGAAAATCCGATTTTCACCAACCAATTCTCCCACGTCGGCAATAGTCCCCAAAGCCACTAGATCCAAAAATTTGTAAACATCAATATGATTTTTTGGCAGATCACCAGAAGCTACTAGAGACTGTAACGTTGCTACAGCCAGTTGAAAAGCTACTCCTACACCTGTTAATTCTTGATTAGGATAATCCTGCGATATTTTAGGATTAACAATCAGAACTTCTTTAGGAACCTTTCCTATGATTTCGTGATGATCTGTAACGACAACATCAACGTCTAAATTTTTTACTGCTGAAATTTCTTTTGCTGCCGTAGTTCCCCAATCTACAGTCACTATTAGATTTGCTTTTTTTTCTTGAACTTTAGCAACTAAAGCTAAAGAAGCTTGGAGAGGATTCAAAGACAAGCCACTAAAAGCGTACTCCACATCCATATGAAGAAGCTGAAAAAATTCCACAAGCAGAGCTACTGATGTCATTCCATCAACATCATTATCCCCGTATACGAGTATTTTTTCCTGGTTACGCCTTGCCCTCAAGATTCTTCCAACAGCCTCTGCGATATTAGGGAGGCCAAAAGGGCTTGAACACTCTGATAGATTAGGATACAAGAATCTGCGCACAGACGAAACATCCTTCATTCCACGCGCGATAAAAACCTTGGATAAAACTGGATGAAGGTTAAAAGCTTTAGTCAAAGTCCGAGAACAAGAGACATCTTCTTTTGGAGGAACCCAACATATCTCCCAGTCCTTAGCCTTCATAACAAGTTCTACACTCCATTGAACGGTAAACAGAAGATATTCTAAATCTACTTCCTACCCATATGCAGTCTCTCCAAATAAAATACAACTCTCTTCATTAGAAAGAGCTTACTCTATCTCGCTCTTGCATCATAAACAAAAGAAGCGGAGGAGCTATATATAAAGACGACAACGTGC
This is a stretch of genomic DNA from Chlamydiifrater phoenicopteri. It encodes these proteins:
- the recJ gene encoding single-stranded-DNA-specific exonuclease RecJ, which encodes MKAKDWEICWVPPKEDVSCSRTLTKAFNLHPVLSKVFIARGMKDVSSVRRFLYPNLSECSSPFGLPNIAEAVGRILRARRNQEKILVYGDNDVDGMTSVALLVEFFQLLHMDVEYAFSGLSLNPLQASLALVAKVQEKKANLIVTVDWGTTAAKEISAVKNLDVDVVVTDHHEIIGKVPKEVLIVNPKISQDYPNQELTGVGVAFQLAVATLQSLVASGDLPKNHIDVYKFLDLVALGTIADVGELVGENRIFVSHGITLIRKGRRLGLRRLLEVLKINIDSVTAADLALKVAPKLNSLGRLSNPEKGAELLLSIDSIKAVQLVKQICEIDRDRRELERKISQDVERVLKDNPEEGRKAALVLASDTWHPRIVPIISAKFSKLYNRPVVIVSFSGEIGKGSARTHSNFPLLKVLKKCSESFLSFGGHNLAVGLSIRRKDFASFKKKFIHLVQSSSQKKHRKESLFLDAEVDFSSLTYELLSSVELLEPFGRGNPSPVFFTTARQYRLPKLVAGSHIKVFLENKGRHFEGVLFSMESRLKELQSASNKELKVAYTPRIISSPFLGEVVQLLVRDFTF
- a CDS encoding CPn0927/CPn0928 family alpha/beta hydrolase fold protein, whose amino-acid sequence is MSIGSVNQGAFTQENAQDRRTIQGLLGLTSTYAKILYEPLCQTRLRWEEGCCEGLCGVLGYIARVAKIILKVLLYVLLFPLGILWLLGKCCQYAVVPISSKFFFNQVMGSLGPKRSQILVKNVQILWESGIKQCRRVAVVSAPGYVVDSVIMSFSEEGFEGCREAHKRWLLVSLGNCEAIEGGCREEILYLAKKLNANVMMFNYPGVGQSTGKPTMEQLAGAHSSCLKFLETFDPSHIFCYGFSLGTAVQGKSLSEHALKEGTKYIAIKDRGPSSLGEAADSICRVIPLARRIMTFFNWEVNLADLVKKSKIPEIIICPVNGRGEAISDDLFEAKVSLGAKCLAEGYEKAENIRVIKEPYISHTWPLSYICVDEIYETIQAFLGSSGEASQLGEASQLGEASQLGEASQLGEASQLGEASQLGEAS
- the gltX gene encoding glutamate--tRNA ligase → MRLFVLFKSLREKNVFQNVRVRIAPSPTGDPHVGTAYMALFNMIFAKKFGGKMILRIEDTDRSRSREDYEKNIFEALNWCGITWDEGPDVGGPYGPYRQSERTEIYREHAEILLQRGYAYKCFATPEELDEMRAVASKLGYKGGYDRRYRSLSAEEVQKREAAGQPYTIRLKVPLTGECVINDLGRGRVVFPWADVDDQVLLKSDGFPTYHLANVVDDHLMGITHVFRGEEWLSSTPKHLLLYEAFGWEPPAFRHMPLLLNPDGSKLSKRKNPTSIFYYRDAGYLKEAFINFLSLMGYSMEDDLEIYPLSKMVESFDPKRIGTSGAVFDINKLNWLNKHYINHEFSEEEIVSRMEEWAFNKKVFLRLMTLCKSRMSTFSDFVDLAKSAFEVVPEYSKEDLLSVGVSEEIVASILFCYLKVLEKEDLWKKNDFYEGSKCVATLFEVHHKKVVMPLLFIAITGKKQGLPLFDLSELIGKSRIRVRLLRAIALLGGLTNKKMQALEKALQTGCLHN
- a CDS encoding helix-turn-helix domain-containing protein encodes the protein MACEQDNQFGIIGAVHLDEAGSLDHTGEAPASGLVSITQAAKLNSVTRQAIYVAIKQKKLRAVKTTRWEIDLKDLEDYKRNRYSRKKSVYNGELVFDNEKGYFSVNQVAEMLGVPVQKIYYATRTGAITGSRKGAAWVIHESEIARYKEEYLNKKSIAPKRTENVSASVVEESSN